TGCCATTAAGCCTGGTGATCTTGGCACCGGCATTACTTACCGCTTTACCGGCCAGGCCAATAATATGCAAGAAACCTTCGGCGAAATGGCGCAGGCCCTCGCGCTCTCACTTATCCTGGTTTATATGCTGCTAGCCGTCTTGTACGAATCAGTATCCACTCCGATTATCCGGATGTTTTCCCTGCCCCTGGGTTTAATCGGATCATTAACCTTTTTAGCCCTGACCCATAACACCATCAATCTGTACTCCCTGATCGGCGTCTTGGTAATGGACGGCGTGGTCGCTAAAAACGGCACATTGCTTTTAGACTATACCTTAACCCTGATGGCGGAAGGAGCAGACGCCCGCGAAGCCATAATTCAGGCGGGGAAGACCAGGCTCAAACCTATTGTCATGACAACCATAACTATGGTAACCGGTATGCTCCCCACCGCGCTGGCAATAACGGCGGGATCTGAAACCAGGGTGAGCATGGCGTGGGTGGTTATCGGCGGTCTGCTGTCATCCACCATTTTTACCCTGCTTATCATCCCGATTATCTTCCTCTATTTCCATACCCATCAAATTAACTTTTGGCAGCGAATCCGCCAAATAACATATTGGATTAAGATGAGAATGGCCAAAAAAACAGCAAAAAGTTTAATGCCTGATTGGGTAAGAAAGACGTAATAATGGTGCGACATATTTTCCACATATTCTCCAAAGCATTAAAATATATTTATATTATCTTAATGTTAGGGAGACTTGGAGAAATGCGCATACGTATATTTTTTACCCTGACAATAGTTCTCTCATTGCTGGGCATTTCATCAATATTCGTGAAAAATTCCTGGACTGCGTCCGGTACAATCAGCTCGGTTCCTACTACGCAAAAAGTCGTAGCCATTACTATCGACGATGGGCCGCATAATAAGACAACTCCGGAAATCCTTGCCGTTCTCAAGGAAAAAAAAGTTCACGCCACCTTTTTTATACTAGGAGAAAACGGGGAATCCAATCCTGGTTTAATAGCCCGGGAGAATGCCGAAGGACATGAAATTAGTTCCCATGGCTATAGCCACAAGCACTTGACAAAGTTGTCCAAAGATCAAATTAAGGAGGAGCTTGAACGAACCGAAAACCTAATCAGGCAATACGCGCCCAAACCGCTCCTGTTCCGTCCACCCGGCGGCTTATATAACCAGGACGTTCTGGAAGTGGTACGCAACCGCGGATATTCCACCATACTCTGGACCGTCGATCCCCATGACTGGGCGCGGCCGACTGTGAAAGAAACAGTTGACAGAGTAATGTCACAAGTCAAGCCGGGAAGTATCATCCTACTCCACGACGGGCAGTATCCTCTCCCTACCCCCAAGGCATTGGGCATAATTATTGACCGCTTAAAAGAAGAAGGATATGAAATGGTAACAATTTCAGAACTATTCCAATATTACGAAGTCAGGACCTCCCACTTTTGGGACTTTGTATTCGACTAAGGGGGGTGTATTTCGGGTTAAAAACTGGAAAATATGTTATTCCATAGGTCCAAACTAAGAGGAGGGAGTAAATATGATTTATACCAAAACAGGCGATAAGGGAACAACCAGTTTGCTGGACGGCACCCGCGTTCGCAAGAATAGTCCCCGCGTCGAAAGCTATGGAACTATTGACGAATTAAATTCACTGCTAGGCTTTGGAAAACATTTTATTCATAACAAAGATATTGTAGAAAAGATTCATACTGTCCAAAAAGAGCTATTTTCTGTTGCCTCGGCCTTGGCTGATCCGCAGGGCAAAACCTATACTTCCCCTTTGGGAGAAGCTGAGATTGTCAGGTTTGAAACATGGATAGACGAATATGTCAAACTCATGAATCCGGCACCGAAATTTATAGTGCCGGGCAGTTGCCAAGCTTCAGGAATTCTCCATGTGGCGCGTACGGTATGTCGCCGGGCGGAACGGGTCATGACGGCCCTCGACGAATTGGAACCGGTTAATCCCATCCTTGCCAAGTACATCAACCGGCTGTCGGATGTCTTATATACCTTTGCCCGTTATCTCGAAGAAAACCAGGAACTGGTCAATACCTGAGAGTCAGGGGACGGTTCCTCGGCTCACTTCGTTCGCTGCACTATGTTTCGATTTATTCCCAACAAATTTGCTATTTGACGTATTGATAAACTTGATTCTCTTTTCAGTTTGCTGATAAGGTCCCGGCGCAGGTTCTCGTTCTCCCTGGCTTTTAAGTCATTGAGACCGATATTGTTTTGAACTAGATAACTCGCAGTTAATTCCCTGGCCTGCTTTTCCGTTTGAATAGGTTTCGCCGCTATTTCTTCTTTTGCCAAATCTATGAATTGCTCATCGCTCTGTGTATTGGAATATTCTTCAAATAGCCGGATTGCGCTTTCTATATCATCTGCAAATAGTTTTAGTATGAATTCCCTATCCACAACACAGGGTTGGATACTTTTTTGAACGTATATATTGTAACTGCTCCATTTGTATTCCGCTGCGGACTCGACGATTCCGGCTTTTACCGGATTGTTATGTAGGTATCTGACGGCCAATAGGAGATATGCGTCGCTTTCAATAGCCTCACTCTTAAATCGATCTTGAAATAGATGGCCGATGCGACAATATTTTTTATTAAAATAGTAGGCGTAGCTGGTGTTGATTCTTTTCATGATTTTTGCTATCTCATCGCTGCCTTCATTGATCAAAAGATGGACATGGTTATCCATTAAACAGTAGGCGTAGACTGTGTATCTACGCTCTTTGTTCTTTTCGCATAAGGTGTCAAGAAAGTGTATTTTGTCTTCATCATTTAGAAAAATATTTTTCTTCTCATTTCCCCGGATCATGACATGATAGATTTTACTTTCACTTAATCGCCTACCTTGTCGTGGCATTCGAATCTCCCCCTTTTTTGCTTTAGGAAGATTATACCACTCTAAATAAGTAAGAGTCAAGGAACCGTCCCTTGACTCTTTTACGATTTATTCCCAACAAATTTGCAATTTGGCGTATTGATAAACTTGATTCTCTTTTCAGTTTGCTGATAAGGTGGATCATGACATGATAGATTTTACTTTCACTTAATCGTCTACCTTGTCGCGGCATTCGAATCTCCCTTTTTTTGCTTTAGGAAGATTATACCACTCTAATAGCCAAGAGTCAAAGAACCGTCCCTTGACTCTTCAGCTTAGGCCCTAAGTTCACCGCTCAGTAACTTATTATTATAGCTTTTTACAGCCAACGCGCCCCAAATCATGCAAACTGGATGAGTTACTAAAAGTCCGAAACCAAAGGTTACAATCCCGACAACGACTTCCACAACAAGCATAATGATCGCACCCATAACTGTAGAATAAAACATACCGATGGAACCAAAAAGAAAGGTAAGCATTAAGGACAGCCCCATGTTTTTCGGGGAAAGAGCCACAATGGTCTTGACGGTGTTCGTATCCGGATTTACATCAGACATTACACATTCCTCCCTTGATTTTGTCAAATTTTCATCCGGAAACAATATCTTTGCATTCGAACACAACAATGCGCAAATATCCTTCCCGGTTTATTCTGACCCGAATTGTGGCTGCTTGTACTGCCTGTCCTCCTTTTGATAAATTTTTGACCCACAATAACTGATCATTATAATTTTATTTAGTTCTAGAACAGGCAAAATCCTGCTATTTTATTACAATAATATACGAGATTCTGCTATTTTGTTACATTTTTTTGTTAGACCGAGTCAGGGGACGGTTCTACGACTCACTTCGTTCGCTGCACTATGTTTCGGTTTCGATTTCGATTTATTCCCAACAAATTTGCAATTTGGCGTATTGATAAACTTGATTCTCTTTTCAGTTGGCTGATAAGGTGGATCATGACATGATAGATTTTACTTTCACTTAATCGCCTACCTTGTCGTGGCATTCGAATCTCCCCCTTTTTTACTTTAGGAAGATTATACCACTCTAAACAAGTAAGAGTCAAAGAACCGTCCCCTGACTCTTGATGACCTCGCCCAGGATCTTCACCCCTTCCACTATTTTTTCCGGGCCGGCTACGGCAAAGCTAAGGCGCAGGAATTGGTCGGGCGGGCGGCGGGGAAAAAAGGCGGTGCCCGGCAGCAGCAGGACATCTCTGCTTTCGGCGTCGGCAACAATCTTCCGGGCCGATAATCCTGCCGGCAGGGACAGCCAGCAGCTTAAGCCGCCGCGGGGACGGTGACATACCACTGCCGGCGGCAGAAATTGCTGAATCGCAGCCAGCGCGGTATGGTATCGCTCCAGGTAAATGCTATGGATGGCGGCTATATGCCTTTGCCAGATGCCTTGGCGCAGATACAGGTCAAAAGCCCGCTGGGTCAGGCCCGAAGTGGAAATATCCGAATGATGCTTAACCGCCAAAACTTTAGAAACCAAAGGCGGCGGCATAAGTAAAAAGGCCAGGCGCAATCCCGGCATGAAAATTTTGGAAAAGCTTTTCAGATAAATCACCCGCTGATCGCGGTCAAGGGCTTTCAGCGGCGCCAGCGGCACCCCGGAAAAATCCAGTTCACTGATATAATCATCTTCCAAAATAATGGCGTTATAGCGCCGGGCAAGGCCGATCAGCCTGTTCCGCTTGGCTAGGGAGTACGAATAGCCGGTTGGGTTTTGGATGTTGGCCATGGCGTAAATCAGTTTGGGACGAAAGGAGCGGATTTTGTTTTCCAGTTCCGGAATATTCATGCCGTCGTTTTCCATGCCGATTTCAACAATTTTAGCCCCCCGGGAGCGAAAGGCGGCTATGGCGCCGGGATAGGTAGGGTTTTCGGTAAATACGTAATCGCCGAAATTTAATAAAGCCTTGGCGATAATATCAATGCCTTGCTGGGCGCCGGAAATGATCTGAACATTATCCGCCTGAGCCTTAATGCCCTGCGCCTGCAAATAATAAGAAATGGCTTCCCGTAAAGGGTAAAAGCCCTGGCTTTCCTGATAACCGAAAGCAAAACCCTTATCTCTGTCCAGCACTTCAATTAATACATTTTTAAAATCATCGATGGACAATAAATCAGGCGTAGGCATTGCACTGGCAAAATCAATACAATGCTTATTATTAGCCAGGAGCATAGCGCTTTTAGTTTCAAACATATCCAGGTCGGTATCGGCCGCAACAGGTTCATCCGCGGCCGCGATACTGCCGGTAATTTCGGCTACATAGCTGCCGCTGCCGGCCCGGGAGCATATGTAGCCGTTTTGTTCCAGCAGTTTATAGGCGCTAACCACCGTGCCGGGATTAATCCCCAGGCCGGAGGCCAGGCGCCGCACCGGCGGCAGCAGATACCCGTGGCTTAGTTTCCCGCTTACGATAAGCTCGCGTAAGCGGTCATACAGTTGAACATAGAGGGATGCTTTACTGTTTTTGACTAATTGTATCGACACAAAATCAAAAAATTGTTCATTCATATTGTATTTACACTTCCTACTTTGCTATAATAACAAAAAATCCGTTATCGATACCAAGTAATTGTATCGATACGATTATTTTACCAGTCAACTTGTGTTTAGTAAAGAGGAGGAAATTCAGATGCAACACCGCTATGATCTCAACAAAAACTTGGCCCAAATGTTAAAAGGCGGCGTCATTATGGACGTCACCAATGCCGAGCAGGCTAAAATTGCCGAAACGGCAGGCGCAGTAGCCGTTATGGCTTTGGAAAGAGTACCCGCCGATATCCGCAAACAGGGCGGCGTGGCCCGTATGTCGGACCCGCAAATGATCAGGGCAATCAAGGACACCGTATCCATCCCGGTTATGGCCAAAGCGCGGATCGGTCACTTTGTGGAGGCGCAAATCCTTGAAGCCATCGGTATCGACTATGTGGACGAAAGTGAAGTTTTAACCCCGGCGGATGAGGATTATCATATCAATAAATGGGATTTCAAAATTCCTTTTGTCTGCGGCGCCAGAAACCTGGGCGAGGCCTTGCGCCGCATCGGGGAAGGCGCAGCCATGATCCGTACCAAAGGGGAAGCCGGTACCGGCAACGTGGTGGAAGCTGTCCGCCACATGCGGACTATGCTGGCGGATATGCGGCGCGTTAAAGCTGCCCCCAAAGAAGAGTTGATGAGCATTGCCAAAGAAATGGGCGCACCTTTTCATTTAATCGAGTACGTGTCGGAACACGGCGTATTGCCGGTAGTCAACTTTGCGGCCGGCGGCATTGCCACTCCCGCCGACGCGGCCCTCATGATGCAGCTTGGCTGCGACGGGGTTTTTGTCGGCTCGGGAATTTTTAAATCCGGCGACCCGCAAAAGCGGGCCAAAGCCATTGTCGAGGCCACCACTCATTACAACGATCCAGAGCTGCTGGCCAGAATCTCCGAGAACTTAGGCGAGCCGATGGTCGGTATTGAAATCGACAAAATAGAGCCTGCAGACCGGTTAGCTGTCAGAGGGTGGTAAAGATGATCACAATCGGGGTGCTGGCTCTCCAGGGAGCCGTGAAGGAGCATCTTGACCGCCTCAATTCTCTGCCTGATGTAGCCGGCTTAGCAGTTAAGAAAGCAGCTGACCTAAACAATATTGACGGTCTCATCCTTCCCGGCGGCGAATCAACTACCATAGGCAAACTGCTCAGAGAGTTCAATCTCTCCCCAATACTGATTGACAAGATAAACCGCGGTCTGCCGGTATGGGGTACCTGCGCCGGAATGATCCTGTTGGCTAAGGCTATTATCGGCGAAGAAACAAGGCATTTGGGCGTCATGGATATTTGTGTACGGCGAAACGCTTATGGCAGCCAGTTAGACAGTTTCGCCACCGAGCTTGTTATACCAAAAGTGAGTTCTTCGCCTGTACCTTTGGTATTCATCCGGGCTCCTTACGTGGAAGAGACCGGTAAAGACGTTCAGATACTGGCCAGAGTCGATGGTAAGATTGTGGCTGTAGAGCAAGGCAACATGCTGGCTACAGCTTTTCATCCGGAATTAACTGATGATTTGACTTTTCACAGGTATTTTGCGGAAAAAGTAAGAAAAAATAAGAATAGCGAGAAATAATCCGTTAGTCGACTGTCGACTGTATCGATATGAAAAAGCGCAAGCTTGCACCGCATTCTTCAAGTGCAAACTTGCGCTTTTGTTTTTCGCTGCCGTATAAGTGTTATTCTTCGAATCCGGTTCATAAATATAGTTTAGAATTTCATTGCTTAAACACTTAAGCAAAGGATCAATTAAAACAGGGAGGCAACCCTATGCATATTGGGTTTGTGATCAAATGGCCGAAAAATGCCATTCGGCAAGTAATTGGCGAGGAATTATACGCCGAGTCTTTGTGCCGGGAACTGCGGCAGATGCCGGGAGTCCGCTCGGCCCAGCTATATTACCCGAATTTAATGCCTGCAGCCAAGATCGATATCATGATTCACCTTAATGAATCGCTGCCGGGTCCCTTTGCCCGCAAGCACGTGCTGTACCTGCAGAATTTCTTTCAGCAGGGCTCGGACGTGGTATTGGGATACCTGCAGAAAAAAGGTTACGACGGGTTTGCCTTTTTTTCCCAGCGTCTGTATGATCTGCACCGGCAAGCAGGGTATGGCGGCATCTTTTTGCCTTTGGCGGCGGACACCACTATATTTAAACCCCGGGAGAAAAACCCCAGGTACGACTATGATGTTGTTTATGTAGGCAATGATATTAAAGGCGAAGAACGAACCATGCGGTATATTTATCCGGCAGCAGCAAAATATAACTTTGGTTTGTTTGGCAACTGGTGGCCTTATCCGCCTAACGGCTACCGCGATTTATTCGCCAAACTGTCACAAGGCTCCATCAGCCGTGAAGAATCGGCTGTTCTCTATTCCAGCGCCAAGATCGCCTTAAATTATACAGCAGAAGATTCCATCTACTGGGATGCGATGAATCTAAGATTCTTTGAAGTATTGGCCTGTAAAGGTTTCTTAATCAGTGACAAAGTTCCGTCCGCCCAACGCGAGCTTAAAGGCTGCGCTGTATTCACCGATGGCGGCGAGGACTTAATTGCCCAAATCGAATATTATTTATCACGGCCAAAAGAAAAGGACGAGATTGCCGCCAATGGCTATCAATACATCCTGCAGCACGCGACAGTACAGGCTCGGGCAAAACAGCTGCACAATTATCTTCAGCAAATAATGGAAATAAACTGACCAAAAAATATGAGCACTATTGGCGAATTATACAAACGAATAGTGCTCTTTTGCGTTCATTTATTTTTTCTAATTTTTCATATGTCCAATACCAGATCATTATCAACTTTCTGCCAAATCATCAAAACAATATCCCATCTTCTTGGCGTTTTCGATTATTTTTCGGCCATCAATTTTTTTCACTGGTTTGGCGGGGTTACCGCTATATACCGTCCAGGGTTCCGTCTTGCCTCTAATAACTGAGCCGATAGTGATTAGCACCCCCATGGCCAGATGGGATCCGGGAAGAAGTACCGCACTGGTAGCAACATTAGAAAAAGGCTCCAGAATAACAGGTTCGGTTATCAATCGGCCGCGATACTCCGTGGGGATCATACTGCCAAAAATCCCGGAATCGTCAAAACGCTCGGAAGCACAGATAATTCGGGCACCTGCCGCAATATTATTAAAGCCTGCACATCGCAGCACCCCGTCTTTGCCACCAATACAGGTAACATACGGGCATAT
This window of the Methylomusa anaerophila genome carries:
- a CDS encoding cob(I)yrinic acid a,c-diamide adenosyltransferase, with translation MIYTKTGDKGTTSLLDGTRVRKNSPRVESYGTIDELNSLLGFGKHFIHNKDIVEKIHTVQKELFSVASALADPQGKTYTSPLGEAEIVRFETWIDEYVKLMNPAPKFIVPGSCQASGILHVARTVCRRAERVMTALDELEPVNPILAKYINRLSDVLYTFARYLEENQELVNT
- a CDS encoding CgeB family protein, whose translation is MHIGFVIKWPKNAIRQVIGEELYAESLCRELRQMPGVRSAQLYYPNLMPAAKIDIMIHLNESLPGPFARKHVLYLQNFFQQGSDVVLGYLQKKGYDGFAFFSQRLYDLHRQAGYGGIFLPLAADTTIFKPREKNPRYDYDVVYVGNDIKGEERTMRYIYPAAAKYNFGLFGNWWPYPPNGYRDLFAKLSQGSISREESAVLYSSAKIALNYTAEDSIYWDAMNLRFFEVLACKGFLISDKVPSAQRELKGCAVFTDGGEDLIAQIEYYLSRPKEKDEIAANGYQYILQHATVQARAKQLHNYLQQIMEIN
- a CDS encoding acyltransferase codes for the protein MITGGKLVDQEYDYKLLNSVGNNVYINSNIRIRRPELVSIGSNIAIDWGFYCTTQVTLGDYIHICPYVTCIGGKDGVLRCAGFNNIAAGARIICASERFDDSGIFGSMIPTEYRGRLITEPVILEPFSNVATSAVLLPGSHLAMGVLITIGSVIRGKTEPWTVYSGNPAKPVKKIDGRKIIENAKKMGYCFDDLAES
- the pdxR gene encoding MocR-like pyridoxine biosynthesis transcription factor PdxR, which codes for MNEQFFDFVSIQLVKNSKASLYVQLYDRLRELIVSGKLSHGYLLPPVRRLASGLGINPGTVVSAYKLLEQNGYICSRAGSGSYVAEITGSIAAADEPVAADTDLDMFETKSAMLLANNKHCIDFASAMPTPDLLSIDDFKNVLIEVLDRDKGFAFGYQESQGFYPLREAISYYLQAQGIKAQADNVQIISGAQQGIDIIAKALLNFGDYVFTENPTYPGAIAAFRSRGAKIVEIGMENDGMNIPELENKIRSFRPKLIYAMANIQNPTGYSYSLAKRNRLIGLARRYNAIILEDDYISELDFSGVPLAPLKALDRDQRVIYLKSFSKIFMPGLRLAFLLMPPPLVSKVLAVKHHSDISTSGLTQRAFDLYLRQGIWQRHIAAIHSIYLERYHTALAAIQQFLPPAVVCHRPRGGLSCWLSLPAGLSARKIVADAESRDVLLLPGTAFFPRRPPDQFLRLSFAVAGPEKIVEGVKILGEVIKSQGTVL
- the pdxS gene encoding pyridoxal 5'-phosphate synthase lyase subunit PdxS → MQHRYDLNKNLAQMLKGGVIMDVTNAEQAKIAETAGAVAVMALERVPADIRKQGGVARMSDPQMIRAIKDTVSIPVMAKARIGHFVEAQILEAIGIDYVDESEVLTPADEDYHINKWDFKIPFVCGARNLGEALRRIGEGAAMIRTKGEAGTGNVVEAVRHMRTMLADMRRVKAAPKEELMSIAKEMGAPFHLIEYVSEHGVLPVVNFAAGGIATPADAALMMQLGCDGVFVGSGIFKSGDPQKRAKAIVEATTHYNDPELLARISENLGEPMVGIEIDKIEPADRLAVRGW
- a CDS encoding transposase, which gives rise to MPRQGRRLSESKIYHVMIRGNEKKNIFLNDEDKIHFLDTLCEKNKERRYTVYAYCLMDNHVHLLINEGSDEIAKIMKRINTSYAYYFNKKYCRIGHLFQDRFKSEAIESDAYLLLAVRYLHNNPVKAGIVESAAEYKWSSYNIYVQKSIQPCVVDREFILKLFADDIESAIRLFEEYSNTQSDEQFIDLAKEEIAAKPIQTEKQARELTASYLVQNNIGLNDLKARENENLRRDLISKLKRESSLSIRQIANLLGINRNIVQRTK
- the pdxT gene encoding pyridoxal 5'-phosphate synthase glutaminase subunit PdxT, which gives rise to MITIGVLALQGAVKEHLDRLNSLPDVAGLAVKKAADLNNIDGLILPGGESTTIGKLLREFNLSPILIDKINRGLPVWGTCAGMILLAKAIIGEETRHLGVMDICVRRNAYGSQLDSFATELVIPKVSSSPVPLVFIRAPYVEETGKDVQILARVDGKIVAVEQGNMLATAFHPELTDDLTFHRYFAEKVRKNKNSEK
- a CDS encoding polysaccharide deacetylase family protein gives rise to the protein MRIRIFFTLTIVLSLLGISSIFVKNSWTASGTISSVPTTQKVVAITIDDGPHNKTTPEILAVLKEKKVHATFFILGENGESNPGLIARENAEGHEISSHGYSHKHLTKLSKDQIKEELERTENLIRQYAPKPLLFRPPGGLYNQDVLEVVRNRGYSTILWTVDPHDWARPTVKETVDRVMSQVKPGSIILLHDGQYPLPTPKALGIIIDRLKEEGYEMVTISELFQYYEVRTSHFWDFVFD